The genomic window GAGCGAACCAAGAAAGCCTACGACGCGATCGTGGCTCGGGAGGCCGAGTACGAGGCCGAGAGCGGGCTCGACGCCGTCAGCCAGGCCTACGATCGCGACGAGACGGACGAGTTCATCGAGCCGACGCTGATCGAGGGCCAGCCCGCTCTCGAGGACGGCGACGCGGTCGTCTTCTTCAACTTCCGGCCGGATCGCGCCCGCCAGCTCGTCCGGATGCTCACGAACACGGAGCCCGACTGGGAGTACGACCTCGACCCGCCCGAGATCGACCTCGCCACGCTCACGGAGTACGACGAGACCTTCGACTTCCCCGTGGCCTTCCCGCCGGACGAGCCCGAAGCTACCCTCGGGAGCACCCTCGCCGACAACGGCCGCACGCAGCTTCGCACCGCCGAATCCGAGAAGTATCCCCACGTCACCTACTTCCTCAACGGCGGTCGCGAGGTCGCCTACGAGGGCGAGCTACGGAACATCGTCGAGTCGCCGGACGTGCCGACCTACGACCGCCAGCCCGAGATGAGCGCCGCGGGAGTCACCGACCAGGCAATCGAGATCGTCGACGCCGAGGACCCCGACGTGCTGGTCCTCAACTACGCGAACCCGGACATGGTCGGTCACACGGGCGATTTCGGCGCGGCCATCGCCGCCGTGGAGACCGTCGACGAGCAACTCGGCCGCCTGCTCGGGATGCTCGAGGACCACGGTGCACACGTCCTGATCACGGCCGATCACGGGAACGCCGACGACATGGGGACCGAAGACGACCCGCACACGGCCCACACCACGAATCCGGTGCCGTTCGTCTCTGTAGCGCCCTCGCCGGCCGATCCCGACGCCGACGTGGGCGATCCAGCCGCGGTCGACCGCACCGGTGGCTTCCGGGTCCGGGACGGTGGACGACTCGCAGACATCACGCCGACCATCCTCGCGTTGCTCGGGATCGATCAGCCGCCGGTGATGACCGGCGAGTCGCTGCTGGTCGGTCGGTGAGCCAGTCACTGCTTCTGGGTCGGTGAGCCAGCCGCTACCGGTTGCTCGGTGAGCGAGTCACATCGCGGGGGATCACAGTCGGACCCATCGAGTCCGACCGATCATGTCGTTCCGTTCCGCTGTAAGACTGTACGCGTTACGGCAATTCACGAATTCATGTCAGGGAATTAAGCCCGGAGCGCTTTACTTGACCCCTCTGCTACGAGAGGCCATGGTACGCATCGTCGGCGTGGGACTCACGCCGTTCGGAACGACGCCCGAGCGGACCGGGCGAGCCATGTTCGCGGAGGCCAGCGAGGAGGCGTTCGCGGACGCAGGCGTTCCGAGGGGAGACGTGGAGGCGCTGTACTACGGAAACTTCATGGGGGAACTCGCGGAGCACCAGGGCCACCAGGGCCCGCTGATGGCCGAGGCCGCCGGGATTCAGGCACCCGCGACGCGATACGAGACGGCCTGCGCGTCGAGCGGAGCGGCCGTCCGGAGCGCGGTGCAGACGCTCCGGAACGGCGAGGCCGACCTCCTGCTGGTCGGCGGGGCCGAGCGGATGACCAACCTCGGGACGGGCGGCGCGACGGAGGCGCTCGCGATCGCCGCGGACGATCTCTACGAGGTCCGCGCCGGGGTGACCTTCCCCGGTGCGTACGCGTTGATGGCGAACGCCTACTTCGAGGCCTTCGGCGGGTCTCGGGAGGATCTCGCCGAGATCGCGGTCAAGAACCACGAGAACGCTCTCGAGAACGAGTACGCCCAGTACCAGAAGCGCATCGACGTTGATACCGTGCTCGAGGCCCCGATGGTCTCCGCGCCGCTGGGCCTCTACGACGCCTGTCCGATCACCGACGGCGCGAGCGCTCTGCTCCTCGCGAGCGACGAGTACGCCGAACGGAACGACCTCGACGCACCGGTCACGATCACCGGGTCGGGCCAGGGCGGCGACAACCTCGCGCTGCAGGATCGCGAGCACCTCGCGCGCTCCCCGGCCGCGGACGAGGCTGCCGCCGAGGCCTACGAGGACGCCGGCATCGGCCCCGACGACGTCGGCGTCGCAGAGGTTCACGACTGCTTCACGATCGCGGAGGTGCTCGCGCTCGAATCGCTGGGCTTCTACGAGCCCGGCGAGGGCATAGGCGCCGCACGCCGGGGCGAAACGACCGCCACCGGCGACCGTCCGATCAATCTCTCGGGCGGTCTCAAGGCGAAGGGGCACCCGGTCGGGGCGACCGGGGCCGCCCAGATCGCAGAACTCGCGCAGCTCCTCCGAGGTGACCACGTCAACAGCGACGCCGTCGCCGACGTCGACGTCGGCGTCGCGCACAACGCGGGTGGCACCGTCGCGAGTGCGTTCGTCCACGTCGTGGAGGTGGACGCATGAGCGACGATGCGTCGCCAAGGATCCTGACCGATGGTGGCGAGGACGCCGCCGGCGACGAGGGGTACGACGAGTGGCTCGCCGCGGTTTCCGACGGCGAGGGCTACTACCTGGCCTGCGAGAACGGCCACGGCTCACTGCCGCCGCGTCGGCGCTGTCCCCACTGCGGCAGCGGCGAACTCGACGAGAAGCCGCTCCCGGCCAGCGGCACGGTCGAGACCTTCACCGAGACGCAGGTCCCGATCCCGAGCTTCGAGGAGGACGCTCCCTACGTCGTCGCGATCGCCTCCTTCGGCGACGTCCGGATCACCGGGCAGTACCGCGAGATCGACCCGGGTGAGGTGGCCGTCGGTCAGTCGGTCCGGGTGGACGTCAGCGAGCGGGAGACGACGGGCGAACCGCTGGTCGTGTTTCGTCCTGCCTGACCACGGGTCGATCCGGGCCGACTGCCGGACCGCTTCTCACGCGTTCGCAGGAACGAGCCCGAGTTCGAGCGCAGCGAGCGTCTCCGTCGGGTGCTCGAGGTGCGGGAGCCGTTTCGCGTAGTCGACCACGACGAGCCGCGCGTCCGTCGCCTCTGCCAGCGCGCGCCCCTCGGCCAGCGAGGGGTCGGTCGACTCGCGGCCCCAGAGCAAGGTCACGTCGGCGTCGACGTCCGCGAGTGCCGTCTCGAGGTCCATCGTCGGGTCGAGGTAGCCGCTCAGGTACGACGCCGGGGCGAATCTCGCGCCGGGCTGGTGGGCGCTCTGCCAGCAGTACTCGACGTACTCCTGGTCCGGACGACCGTAGTATCGGTCGCCGACGGCACCGTTCCGCAGGCCGGCGGTACTCGTCAGCCAGTTGTAGATCGCGGTGCCGAGCACGGGCGAGCGCACCAGTGCGCGCCGGGCGACGGATCGCCCGTCGGTGTCGGCGGCAGGCGTGACGAGGACGAGCCGTTCGACGTCGGCTCGCGGAGCGGCGAGCGCCGCGTAACTCGCCGTCAGTCCCGACGCGACGACTGCCGGCCGACCGGCGTCGTGATCGGGCACCTCGGCGAGGAAGTCGCCGACGAACGCCTCGTAGATGCTCGCGGAGTAGGTCAGCGGAGGACGGTCCGAGCGGCCGTAGCCCGGCAGATCCGGCGCGTAGACGCGGTGATCCTCGGCGAGGGCCTCGGCGACGCCCGCGAACTCCCTGCTCGTGCCCACGACGCCGACGTCGTGGAGTAATACCACCGGCGGGTCGTCCGGATCGCCGAGCGCGGCGTAGGCCACCTCCATCCCGCGCCAGCGATAGTAGTCCTGGTCGCCGGCGAGCGCAGGCGGGAGCGCACCACCGGCGCGCCCGAGCGCCCGGTTTCCGATCGCGGCGATTCCGGCACCAGCGGCGAGCGCGAAGGACCGGCCTCTCATACCCTGGATCTCAGCCGCACGGGACTTAGGCGTGCCGACGTTGGGCTCGACGAACGACGTCCTCCGAAACTCCGACGATCGAGCGGTCGTACCAGTTCCGACCGTCGCCGGAACTGCCAGCACCGTTTCCCGCTGTCCTCCAGCGTGGTTGCAATGGCTGGCTGGCGGCCTCGATTCCCCGTTCGCTGGAGGCACAGACGGCCGATTCCTGGTCGGTCCTGGAGCCTGTGCCGCCAACGCTTATCCGCCGACCAGCCGTAGTTCGGGTATGGCACTCGACGTGAGCACTCCCGCGCCGCCCGAACTGGAGCCGATCGACCCCGAGGAGTACGACGACGTCGAGGTCGTCTCGGACACGGACTACCGCAGAGAGGAGATCGGCGATTTCCTCGAGGACGGCGCCTGGGAGGAGTCGTTCGACACGTGGCGAGAGGACTCCGACATGGACGAGGACACCTTCGCCGTCGTCGAGGATCTCGGCCTCTTCGAGGACTTCGACTTCTTCTGGGACTCCTTCGCTGACCGCGTCGGCTACCACTCGCCCGGCGTCCCCGAGAACTGGAAGGAACGGGACATCCACCCCGAACTCGACACCTGGGAGCGGGCGTCGACGATCAACGCGGAACTCGCGGAGCTGGGCCAGATCGTCTGTGACGTGCTCAAGGCCGACTACATCGACTGGGAGAGCGAGTACGAGGCACCGGACGACCTGCCCGACTACTAACTCGTCGTTGCGCAGGAGCCTCACCGCTCGCCTGGCTCGTCTGCGCTTCTCGAATCGGGATCCAGAAGCTCGAACTGAGGTCCTCTTGTCCGAACTGAGGTCCTACTCCTCGTACGCGAGGTTCATGATCCACTGCGAGAAGGCGTCGCTCTGTGGATCGATCTCTTCCTCGCCGATGAAGGGTGAGAGCATGTCGCCGGCCATCAACAGCGAGAAGTCGAGGTCGCGGGCGACAGGTGCGATGAAGTAGGTGTTGTGTCCCTGGTAGACGGCCTCCTCGCGGTCGACGAGCCCTTTCTCGTCGAGGGACTCGACGATCCGGCTCCCCTTTCGCGAGGAGACGTCGAGTTCCTTCCAGAACTCGCTCTGGTGGATCCCGCCGGTCTCACGGACGAGTTCCAGTCCGGCGAGCTCGTCCTCCGAGAGCTCCGTCTCGGCGGCCGTCGCGCTCACGGCTCACCACCCGAGAAGTCGCGGTCGCTGAGCATACGTATGCACACAGACCGCCGCGGAGTTACTTAACCCCTCCTGTCGAGGTTACCCGCTGGCCTCGCGCAGTACCGCTGGCATCTCCACCGGCGCGTACGCCGTTTCACACGGTGGTCCGTCGGCGAAGTCGTAGGTCGTGGCGCCGTCGGCGCCGATCGTCACGAGCGACGACGATCGCGTGCCGAACCGATCGTGGTGGAGACACACCTCGTAGTCGTGGTCCCGGAGCCGCTCGGTCGCGGCGTCGAGCCACGTCGACGGTGACGACGCGTCCGCAACGCCTTCCGCCTCCGTAGCGTTTCCCGCCCCCGAAGCAACGGACGCGAGTTCCCCTCGGAGCCGCACCGCTCGCTCGTCTGCCTCGTTCTTTCCGGGGTTGACGATCACGTGGACGCCAGGGTCGAGTACCTGGACGCGGAGGTCGCCGTCCCACTCGAGGTAGCTCGCCTCCTCCCGATCGGCGACGAGGAGATTGAACCCCGCGTACTCGAACTCGGCGACCTGCTCCTGGACGAGCGCTACGGCTGCGGCGGCGTCGTCCGCGCGGAGGGCGTCCCGGACGAGCAGGCCGCGCGAGCGCTCACCGGCGAGGTCGGGGGCGCCGTCCTCGCGGTTCCAGCGGTTCGTGATCCCGACGAACAGCCCACGCTCGGAGACGCCGATCCAGGTGCCACCGGCCTCGGCGTCCTGTGGCGCAAGTACGGTCGGATCGCTCTCGAGTACGCGCGGGGGATGCGACTCGCGGTCCAGCGCCTCGTCGCGGTTCGCTGCGACGGCGATCGGCGCGTCGTCGAGCACCTGCCACGCGAACGCGATCGTACACACGCGCGCAAGTACGGGGGTGAATGGAATAAGGATGTGGTCGGGTCGGGCGTCGACGCGTGCGAATCGGGGTGTCGTCGGACGACTGGCGGCCGGAAGGAGCCGATTTAATCGAAGTCGTGGTCGGGATCGTCCTCGACCTGGCGCTTGAGGGACTCGCGGCGGGACTTGGCGTCGCGACCGGTGGCGGCCTCGAGGAAATCGTTCTTCAGAGAGACGGCCTCCTCGGCGGCCTCGAGTTCTTCGGGGCCGAGGTCCGCGACGTCGCGCTCGTGGAACTCGACGGCGATCTTGTCCTTCTTGGACCCGTACTCGGTCTTGCCGACGACGATGCGCTCGAACACGGGGTTGTCGGGTTCCTCGACGACGTTGAGGTCGTTCCCCTTGAAGGACTCCGTGGTGGTGATCGGTCCGAAGTACTCCTCGATCTCGCCCTCCAGGTCGGGCATCCGTTCGTCGAGGTACTCGCCGCGGCGCATCTTGTACTCCTTCATGGAAACACTGTCCTGCCCGAACTGGTATACCTGTTGCGCTCTCGGGGCCGTTGCCGTCGCCACAGTTCGCGGGGAGCCGTGGGGTAATCGAACCGATTCTCGCCGACGCACCGGCGAGTCTAAAGCAGCGCCTGGAGTTCAGAGAAGGGTGGAAACCACAGCGTCTCGTCGGCTTCGGGATCGCGAACCGCGGGCCGGAATCGACGGATCTCGGCGAGCAGCGGCGACGCGGGATCCCCGGTGCGACTCCCGTTGAGTACTGTTCCCCGTGCGAGGCGGTTGAACGCCGGGAGTGCGAACACCGACGCGTCGCCGTCGGGCGCCGGACCCTCCAGATAGCAGGCGTGACGTTGCCCCTCGATGACGATCGCCGGGTGTTCGTGACCGATCACGTAGCGGTCAGCGTCGAGGTCCGCCAGTTCGAGAGCACTCGGCTGCTCGTCGCCGTGGATCACGACGGTCCCGTTTCCGAGGTCGGCGGCCTCGACGACCCGACTCTCGGTGACCGATTCCAGCATCCCGTCGTGGTTGCCGGCGACGAGGAGGAGCTCCGCACCCGCGTCCGCCACCGCCTCCTCGACCGCAACGAGCGCGTCGGTGACGCCCTCCGGCACGCTGTCGAAGGCGTGGAGGACGTCGCCGGCGACGACGACCGTTCCAGGCTCGAAGCGGTCGAGCAAAGCACTGACGCGTTCGGGAATTCGGCTCGCCTCGCCCATCGGCAACTCGACGTTCGAGTTCGCGTCGCGGCCGAGGTGAAGGTCGGCACAGACCAGGGCGTCTGCGTCGGCGACGTACGCTGCTCTGTCGGCGAGTTCAGGGGTCGTCATCCTGCGATTCCCCGGCGGTCCCACCGTCAGGCTGGACGTCGTCAGTCCGGGTGCCGTGGACGCCGCCGGGACCACCGGAATCGTCGGCGCCGCCGAGACTGCCCGGGTCGTCGGCCCCGTCGGGATCCTCACTGCCGAGGGCACTCGAGTCGCCATCTCCCGATCGGGGCTGGCCGATCGCCTCGGCGAGGTCGTACTCGGTGTTCGTGATCACGAACAGGACCTCCTCGAGTGGGTCGACGACTTCTGGAACGACCCGCACCACGACGAGCGTGATGGCGACGAGTGCGACCACCGACAGCGACTGCGAGATCAGGTGGTGGGCGATGAAGAAGGACGTGTGCACGTCCCCGGCCATCGTCGTCGCGATGGTCTCGGAGACGCTCCCGTCGAACCAGCCGAAGGGCGCCGCGATGCCGACGAAGACGTTCCGGAAAATGTTGAGGACGTAGATGATCCCGGTGGCGGCGAGGAAGCCCTTCAGTTTCCGGCGTAGCGGGGCTCGAACGGCCGCGGTGAGCCCGCCGAAGATCGAGATCGAACCGATGCCGGTGCAGGCGAGGACGATGTACGTCGTGTAGCTGTCCTCCGGCCGACTCGCGAAGGTGAACCGGCCCTGGTAGCCGTTCGCACCTTCGGTGAGCGTCACGTCGTACCCGAGGAGCTCCATCCCCCAGGCAGACTGCTGGGCGACGGACTCGATGAGGAAGACCTTGACTGGCTCGATGGTCGCCACCGGGAGGTAGATGAGGCCCATAGCCGCGACTGCCCGCGAGACGACGAGGAGGGAATCGCGACCGCTGAGCAGGAGGTAGGCCGCGTACCAGGTCAGCGGGAGCGCCGCGAGACTGAGGACCCCTTCGAGTGGGCTCCCGAACTCGACGTAGAAGTAGTGGAACTTCGAGAGCCAGAAGACGCCGAAAGCGATCCAGCCGGCAGCGGCCACGCGCACCGCGAGCGCGCGGCGCTCGCTGACTTCGAGTATCGCCCCTGCGAAGAAGGCGACGATCGAGAGCCAGGCGAGTGGCCACGAGTACGTGGAGAGGGCTTCGAGCGCACCGACGACGGAGACCATCGTGTTGGCGATACTGTGCGAGCGCGGGACAAGAAGGTGACGACTCCGTGAGTGCGCCGCGCACGGGCGTCCGCCAGGACCGGTCTCTCGTCGGGGAGCACCTTGCATCGACCGACGGAGCCACGAATCGATGCCGCTGGAACTCGCAACGTCCCCCGTGCCCCGTGGCGACCGATCGTCGCCACCTGCTTCCCACGTAATTCCGGACAGCTCTATTCTGTTATACGTCTCCTTTCGGTTCCGTCCTCACAGGTGTTAAAGCGCTGCTTCTCGAATTCGGCGGGTACGTGTCCGAACGCCGGAAGCGACGT from Salinarchaeum sp. Harcht-Bsk1 includes these protein-coding regions:
- the gpmI gene encoding 2,3-bisphosphoglycerate-independent phosphoglycerate mutase: MQAALIILDGWGLGDHDRRDAVKAANTPVFDRVAEQGAYGTLNVSGRDVGLPEGQMGNSEVGHLNIGAGRVVKQPFTKINDAIAAGELDDNNALLGAIDGARDRGGRVHFMGLVSDGGVHSSQQHLHALIDLAAERGATAVTHAFTDGRDTDPDSGAGYVEELEAHVAEAGTGDVATLEGRYWAMDRDTNWERTKKAYDAIVAREAEYEAESGLDAVSQAYDRDETDEFIEPTLIEGQPALEDGDAVVFFNFRPDRARQLVRMLTNTEPDWEYDLDPPEIDLATLTEYDETFDFPVAFPPDEPEATLGSTLADNGRTQLRTAESEKYPHVTYFLNGGREVAYEGELRNIVESPDVPTYDRQPEMSAAGVTDQAIEIVDAEDPDVLVLNYANPDMVGHTGDFGAAIAAVETVDEQLGRLLGMLEDHGAHVLITADHGNADDMGTEDDPHTAHTTNPVPFVSVAPSPADPDADVGDPAAVDRTGGFRVRDGGRLADITPTILALLGIDQPPVMTGESLLVGR
- a CDS encoding beta-ketoacyl synthase N-terminal-like domain-containing protein, yielding MVRIVGVGLTPFGTTPERTGRAMFAEASEEAFADAGVPRGDVEALYYGNFMGELAEHQGHQGPLMAEAAGIQAPATRYETACASSGAAVRSAVQTLRNGEADLLLVGGAERMTNLGTGGATEALAIAADDLYEVRAGVTFPGAYALMANAYFEAFGGSREDLAEIAVKNHENALENEYAQYQKRIDVDTVLEAPMVSAPLGLYDACPITDGASALLLASDEYAERNDLDAPVTITGSGQGGDNLALQDREHLARSPAADEAAAEAYEDAGIGPDDVGVAEVHDCFTIAEVLALESLGFYEPGEGIGAARRGETTATGDRPINLSGGLKAKGHPVGATGAAQIAELAQLLRGDHVNSDAVADVDVGVAHNAGGTVASAFVHVVEVDA
- a CDS encoding Zn-ribbon domain-containing OB-fold protein, whose product is MSDDASPRILTDGGEDAAGDEGYDEWLAAVSDGEGYYLACENGHGSLPPRRRCPHCGSGELDEKPLPASGTVETFTETQVPIPSFEEDAPYVVAIASFGDVRITGQYREIDPGEVAVGQSVRVDVSERETTGEPLVVFRPA
- a CDS encoding alpha/beta fold hydrolase, whose amino-acid sequence is MRGRSFALAAGAGIAAIGNRALGRAGGALPPALAGDQDYYRWRGMEVAYAALGDPDDPPVVLLHDVGVVGTSREFAGVAEALAEDHRVYAPDLPGYGRSDRPPLTYSASIYEAFVGDFLAEVPDHDAGRPAVVASGLTASYAALAAPRADVERLVLVTPAADTDGRSVARRALVRSPVLGTAIYNWLTSTAGLRNGAVGDRYYGRPDQEYVEYCWQSAHQPGARFAPASYLSGYLDPTMDLETALADVDADVTLLWGRESTDPSLAEGRALAEATDARLVVVDYAKRLPHLEHPTETLAALELGLVPANA
- a CDS encoding NRDE family protein yields the protein MCTIAFAWQVLDDAPIAVAANRDEALDRESHPPRVLESDPTVLAPQDAEAGGTWIGVSERGLFVGITNRWNREDGAPDLAGERSRGLLVRDALRADDAAAAVALVQEQVAEFEYAGFNLLVADREEASYLEWDGDLRVQVLDPGVHVIVNPGKNEADERAVRLRGELASVASGAGNATEAEGVADASSPSTWLDAATERLRDHDYEVCLHHDRFGTRSSSLVTIGADGATTYDFADGPPCETAYAPVEMPAVLREASG
- a CDS encoding DUF5611 family protein, with translation MKEYKMRRGEYLDERMPDLEGEIEEYFGPITTTESFKGNDLNVVEEPDNPVFERIVVGKTEYGSKKDKIAVEFHERDVADLGPEELEAAEEAVSLKNDFLEAATGRDAKSRRESLKRQVEDDPDHDFD
- a CDS encoding metallophosphoesterase, whose product is MTTPELADRAAYVADADALVCADLHLGRDANSNVELPMGEASRIPERVSALLDRFEPGTVVVAGDVLHAFDSVPEGVTDALVAVEEAVADAGAELLLVAGNHDGMLESVTESRVVEAADLGNGTVVIHGDEQPSALELADLDADRYVIGHEHPAIVIEGQRHACYLEGPAPDGDASVFALPAFNRLARGTVLNGSRTGDPASPLLAEIRRFRPAVRDPEADETLWFPPFSELQALL
- the artA gene encoding archaeosortase A, whose protein sequence is MVSVVGALEALSTYSWPLAWLSIVAFFAGAILEVSERRALAVRVAAAGWIAFGVFWLSKFHYFYVEFGSPLEGVLSLAALPLTWYAAYLLLSGRDSLLVVSRAVAAMGLIYLPVATIEPVKVFLIESVAQQSAWGMELLGYDVTLTEGANGYQGRFTFASRPEDSYTTYIVLACTGIGSISIFGGLTAAVRAPLRRKLKGFLAATGIIYVLNIFRNVFVGIAAPFGWFDGSVSETIATTMAGDVHTSFFIAHHLISQSLSVVALVAITLVVVRVVPEVVDPLEEVLFVITNTEYDLAEAIGQPRSGDGDSSALGSEDPDGADDPGSLGGADDSGGPGGVHGTRTDDVQPDGGTAGESQDDDP